Within Butyrivibrio fibrisolvens, the genomic segment ATAGTAGTACTTAATATTGGCGGTAACTGTAGAGCTTCCGGATGATGAGTTATCATCAATTGTTATAGTTATCTCTCTTCTGACATTTTTCTTGAGCTCTTCATCTGGAATAGTGCTGTCATCTAAAAGTACCCTTATAGCTTCATATGCATCCTCATCATCTTCTTCATTCATAAGAAACATATAGTCGAAGTTCTCATCATAGACAGCAGCAGTACTATATTCAAAGGCATTGTAATTATAAGCTGATGAGTCTCTTGCTGCAGAAGAAGATCCATCGCCCATATAGTGACTGGCATCGTACTTCACAATGACATCGTACTTTTTGTCACTGCCGGAAGATACCATAAGATCATTGATGGCGAACTCATATATGTTATTGTCCGAACCTATAAAGCTTCCATCTTCGGCGTAGTAGTTTCCAAGAGGTCTGAACTTAGAATACTGGGAACTTGGGATGATAAAAGGTGATGGCGCATCCTCATTGAACATAAGCGCGATATCTTCTATCGTAAAATTCCAGCTTCCTTCGAATATGGTCTGTGACAGTGTTTCGTACTCTTCGAGTTCTCCGGCTCTTTTACTAAGCTTCTGCGTGACTACAAAGCCCCTCATAAGAGGAACTACCAGAATCGCAACTATGATGACTGCTATGATGACTTCTATTAGAGAAAAGCCGCTATTGTCATCTTTTAACCTCATGTCAGTTCTTTTATCTTCGACCATGATCAGTATAAGTTCCTTTACTA encodes:
- a CDS encoding prepilin-type N-terminal cleavage/methylation domain-containing protein, which produces MRLKDDNSGFSLIEVIIAVIIVAILVVPLMRGFVVTQKLSKRAGELEEYETLSQTIFEGSWNFTIEDIALMFNEDAPSPFIIPSSQYSKFRPLGNYYAEDGSFIGSDNNIYEFAINDLMVSSGSDKKYDVIVKYDASHYMGDGSSSAARDSSAYNYNAFEYSTAAVYDENFDYMFLMNEEDDEDAYEAIRVLLDDSTIPDEELKKNVRREITITIDDNSSSGSSTVTANIKYYYPGDATQPSSVLTYAGGTYRQNAKNPEVPYPRNVFICYYPDYYSDYSARNLLDYIVVNNDTSQKMSLVVAMQKKNDQDGSAMTAIGADNYWMHLIVNDPNCKSPSESSPNVTLRTNLGYNIVNLSQRSKDTNQAFLEYYYNSGSMNLNCWLSDMNLMEVLPLDGGQAIGNVVYDTTVEFYEDGEYEKFTENYSRSVTPVVVMTSDEEEN